One region of Chryseobacterium sp. SORGH_AS_0447 genomic DNA includes:
- a CDS encoding 3'-5' exonuclease yields the protein MKTTNEIIVIDLEATCWEYDKIPPGQKTDIIEIGICELNRTTREISKKQSIYVIPERSKINRFCTDLTGITPKLIEERGIYFEEACEKIREEYHPASIAWAGFGAFDKEQIVEQCDYLGIENPFSGNYINIMHQFKAYNGLYKIMGLKRALKALNMDFEGNHHSGADDAYNAARILREMLR from the coding sequence ATGAAAACAACCAACGAAATAATCGTTATCGATCTGGAAGCGACGTGTTGGGAATACGATAAAATCCCACCCGGCCAGAAAACCGATATTATAGAAATAGGAATTTGCGAACTGAACAGGACCACCCGCGAAATTTCCAAAAAGCAGAGCATTTATGTCATTCCGGAAAGATCCAAAATCAACAGGTTCTGCACGGATCTTACAGGGATTACCCCGAAGCTGATCGAAGAAAGAGGAATCTATTTCGAGGAAGCCTGTGAAAAGATCAGGGAAGAATACCATCCTGCATCGATCGCCTGGGCCGGATTCGGAGCTTTTGACAAAGAGCAGATCGTGGAACAGTGTGATTACCTCGGCATCGAAAACCCCTTTTCCGGAAATTACATCAACATCATGCATCAGTTCAAAGCCTACAACGGCCTTTATAAAATAATGGGCCTGAAAAGAGCCCTGAAGGCCCTGAACATGGACTTCGAAGGCAACCACCACAGCGGAGCCGACGATGCCTATAATGCCGCCCGGATTTTAAGGGAAATGCTGAGATAA
- a CDS encoding metallophosphoesterase has product MKPNIFFTADHHFGHENIIRFSERPFESLEQMNEELIRRWNEKISPGDTVYHLGDISLGKPDFTRAVLDRLNGNIHLIKGNHEGAALTYPKRFDSIRDYHELRIDEPENSNGKQKIILFHYAMRTWNGSHRGTWQLYGHSQGTLPDDEAALSFDVGVDCHNFYPVSYEEVKAVMARKKWTPPFAARN; this is encoded by the coding sequence ATGAAACCCAATATATTTTTTACAGCAGACCATCATTTCGGTCATGAAAATATCATCAGATTCTCCGAAAGACCTTTTGAGTCTCTGGAACAGATGAACGAAGAACTTATCAGAAGATGGAATGAAAAAATAAGTCCCGGAGATACGGTTTATCACCTGGGAGACATCAGCTTAGGCAAGCCTGATTTTACCAGAGCAGTTCTGGACCGTCTGAATGGAAATATCCACCTGATTAAGGGCAACCATGAAGGAGCGGCCTTAACCTATCCGAAGAGATTTGATTCCATTCGGGATTATCACGAGCTGAGGATCGATGAACCTGAAAACAGCAATGGCAAACAGAAAATCATTCTTTTCCATTACGCCATGCGGACCTGGAACGGTTCCCATCGTGGCACTTGGCAGCTCTACGGTCATTCGCAAGGAACACTGCCGGATGATGAAGCGGCGTTAAGTTTTGATGTGGGCGTCGATTGCCATAACTTCTATCCCGTTTCCTACGAAGAAGTGAAAGCAGTGATGGCCCGGAAAAAGTGGACTCCGCCGTTTGCCGCTAGAAATTAA
- a CDS encoding nucleoside hydrolase yields the protein MQLKIPFHFDMETADPDDAMTLAILATHPRVHLASVSVHPGGTDQIGFVRKILTILDREDIRIGAGSPKSDAQRVSGFHRDWVGGFKDSEADGSAVDIMTDTLRQFPDSTLLTGAALTNPYALSETGIFFDRWFCQGGFAGDNVVPKEHRLEKFDGKTTCATFNLNGNPLAAEKLFSIPIAERRLISKNVCHAAVFTKIDAEMLIPFRNYNKGLDLFLKAVEMKEKALHDTVAALLAIDPSKAIWAEVIPYRTRGEWGSWKAEENLGKSSSLITTFIPDLKDLWMLIKP from the coding sequence ATGCAACTTAAAATACCTTTTCATTTTGATATGGAAACAGCGGATCCCGATGATGCCATGACGCTTGCAATTTTAGCAACGCATCCCAGGGTCCATCTTGCAAGTGTTTCCGTACATCCGGGAGGGACGGATCAGATCGGTTTCGTAAGAAAGATCCTTACTATTCTGGACCGTGAAGATATTCGTATCGGAGCCGGTTCTCCTAAGTCTGATGCCCAGCGTGTTTCAGGATTTCATCGGGATTGGGTCGGAGGTTTTAAAGATTCGGAAGCAGATGGTTCTGCGGTCGATATTATGACCGACACTCTTCGTCAGTTTCCAGATAGTACGCTGTTGACAGGGGCAGCACTTACAAACCCGTATGCTTTATCTGAAACCGGGATCTTCTTCGACCGCTGGTTTTGCCAAGGAGGTTTTGCAGGGGACAATGTCGTTCCGAAAGAACACCGGCTGGAAAAATTTGACGGGAAAACAACCTGCGCAACTTTTAATCTGAACGGAAATCCTCTGGCTGCTGAAAAACTGTTTTCAATCCCGATAGCCGAAAGACGTTTGATCAGTAAAAATGTCTGCCATGCGGCGGTTTTTACTAAAATTGATGCGGAAATGTTGATCCCGTTCAGAAACTATAATAAAGGGCTGGATCTTTTTTTGAAAGCAGTAGAAATGAAAGAGAAAGCACTTCATGATACGGTAGCCGCTTTACTGGCTATTGATCCTTCCAAAGCGATCTGGGCAGAGGTTATTCCTTACAGAACCCGTGGCGAATGGGGATCATGGAAAGCGGAAGAAAATCTTGGAAAAAGTTCTTCACTGATAACAACATTCATTCCTGATCTGAAAGATCTTTGGATGTTAATTAAACCTTAG
- a CDS encoding MBL fold metallo-hydrolase — translation MLQAEIKSLFKEDISILIKVPNSAKHYLCDCGEASLLTVKEVQSVSAVFISHTHIDHFSNFDGIFRHQIGSGEKVVICGPENIHQQIEARLKSYTWNLIDENAIEYEIREIVSPEEINVYKIRPPHWNLEEVKTQDFLFEDEYVTVDFAILDHKTDSIAYLFKGKDSVSFNENVSEFKKGKWISELKNAFEKNETNKAIEIEGTVYKASELFHLLTRNEGYKLGVIMDHAAEEGNYEKIKTVFSGADLVYIETFYKDEDQEFARLNHHSFASASGSIMKACKVKEAIPVHFSRRYTENDRLEIETAFYKAFKD, via the coding sequence ATGTTACAGGCAGAAATAAAAAGTCTTTTTAAAGAAGACATCAGCATATTAATAAAAGTCCCGAATTCAGCAAAGCATTATCTGTGCGATTGTGGTGAAGCGAGTTTGTTGACGGTAAAAGAAGTGCAATCGGTATCGGCGGTATTTATCAGTCATACCCACATTGACCATTTTTCAAACTTTGACGGCATTTTCAGACACCAGATCGGAAGCGGGGAAAAAGTGGTGATCTGCGGACCGGAAAATATTCATCAACAAATTGAAGCAAGGTTAAAATCCTACACTTGGAACCTGATCGACGAAAACGCCATCGAATATGAAATCCGCGAAATCGTTTCACCCGAAGAAATTAACGTGTATAAAATCCGTCCGCCGCATTGGAATCTTGAAGAGGTAAAAACACAGGATTTTCTTTTTGAAGATGAATATGTAACAGTCGATTTCGCTATTCTGGATCATAAAACGGATTCCATTGCTTACCTATTTAAGGGAAAAGATTCAGTGAGTTTTAATGAAAACGTTTCTGAATTCAAAAAAGGAAAATGGATCAGCGAACTGAAGAATGCTTTTGAAAAGAATGAAACCAATAAAGCGATTGAAATAGAAGGAACGGTTTACAAAGCTTCGGAATTATTCCATCTGCTGACCCGGAATGAGGGTTATAAACTCGGTGTGATCATGGATCATGCGGCAGAGGAAGGCAACTATGAAAAAATAAAGACGGTTTTCAGCGGCGCGGATCTGGTGTACATCGAAACCTTTTATAAAGATGAAGATCAGGAATTTGCAAGATTGAACCATCACAGTTTCGCTTCTGCTTCCGGATCGATTATGAAAGCTTGTAAAGTAAAAGAAGCCATTCCTGTCCATTTTTCAAGAAGGTATACGGAAAACGACAGGCTTGAAATTGAAACTGCTTTTTACAAGGCGTTCAAAGATTAA
- a CDS encoding RNA ligase, Rnl2 family, translated as MIFKTYNSIENAYQARVIDQIRIQGFGDEVFIVQEKVHGANFSFFTDGKEIRIAKRTAFIEKEEKFFNAHQVLERYREKVIEAFGKVKDLYPDIETIVIYGELFGGGYKHKAVEPVPDAVKVQKGIEYAPHNEFYAFDIKLNGTTYLDTEMINGIFEETGFFYAKTLFQGTLEDALNFPNVFNSRIPAWLGLPEIEHNMCEGTIVKTLKTRYFGNGARVILKNKNEKWIEKSKVVRKQEKKVQKQIRFSEKAQHIWDELQQYATVNRLNNVVSKTGEFEPQMAGKIIGLFAQDILEDFGKDFPDAFNHIEKEEQKKINKKLNTLVIDVVKEELINPKAENC; from the coding sequence ATGATTTTCAAAACATATAACTCGATAGAAAATGCTTACCAGGCCCGCGTGATTGATCAGATCAGGATTCAGGGCTTTGGGGATGAGGTTTTCATCGTGCAGGAAAAGGTTCATGGGGCCAATTTCTCTTTCTTTACCGACGGAAAGGAAATCAGGATCGCCAAAAGGACTGCTTTCATTGAAAAGGAAGAAAAGTTTTTCAACGCCCATCAGGTGCTGGAACGCTACAGGGAAAAGGTCATCGAAGCATTTGGAAAAGTGAAAGACCTGTATCCCGATATTGAAACCATAGTCATCTACGGGGAACTGTTCGGCGGAGGTTACAAGCATAAAGCAGTAGAGCCCGTACCGGATGCGGTAAAGGTGCAGAAAGGCATTGAATATGCTCCTCATAACGAGTTTTACGCCTTCGACATCAAGCTGAACGGAACCACCTATCTGGATACGGAGATGATCAACGGGATTTTTGAGGAAACCGGATTTTTCTACGCCAAAACCCTTTTTCAGGGAACGCTGGAAGATGCTCTGAATTTTCCGAATGTTTTCAATTCCAGAATTCCTGCATGGCTGGGATTACCAGAAATAGAACATAATATGTGCGAAGGAACGATTGTGAAAACTCTAAAAACCAGATATTTTGGAAACGGAGCAAGGGTTATCCTGAAAAACAAGAATGAAAAGTGGATTGAAAAATCCAAAGTGGTACGAAAGCAGGAGAAAAAAGTTCAGAAGCAGATCCGTTTCAGCGAAAAAGCACAGCACATCTGGGATGAGCTTCAGCAATATGCGACCGTCAACAGACTGAATAACGTCGTAAGCAAAACCGGCGAATTCGAGCCTCAAATGGCAGGGAAGATCATCGGTCTTTTTGCACAGGATATCCTGGAGGATTTCGGAAAAGATTTTCCGGATGCGTTCAATCATATTGAAAAAGAAGAACAGAAAAAGATCAACAAGAAGCTGAATACTTTGGTCATTGATGTGGTGAAAGAAGAGCTGATCAATCCGAAGGCAGAAAACTGCTGA
- a CDS encoding DinB family protein, with protein MDIFRCIQEIKIHLQLSFDKVDRWFDKDKKTLAYQPSNGGWTVQQILEHIYLTNFYLLILIEKGSKKALRNNLRLDLDSEIKKYSFAKEKFEKIEEYGAFEWIRPEHMEPKGDLALHEIRSLISMQYKQCLIYLDRMKNGEGLLCKTMMTVNELGKINVYEYIYFLSLHASRHLAQMEKNEKEAI; from the coding sequence ATGGATATTTTTAGATGTATACAGGAAATAAAAATCCATCTGCAGCTCAGTTTTGACAAGGTCGACAGATGGTTTGATAAAGATAAAAAAACGCTGGCCTATCAGCCTTCAAACGGAGGCTGGACGGTTCAGCAGATTCTGGAGCATATTTATCTGACGAACTTCTACCTGCTAATCCTTATAGAAAAAGGCTCAAAGAAAGCCCTTCGGAATAATCTCCGGCTCGATTTAGATAGTGAAATAAAAAAATACAGCTTTGCTAAAGAAAAGTTTGAAAAAATAGAAGAGTACGGTGCTTTTGAATGGATTAGGCCGGAACATATGGAGCCTAAAGGGGATTTGGCATTGCACGAAATCAGAAGTTTAATTTCTATGCAGTATAAACAATGTCTGATTTATCTGGACCGGATGAAAAACGGCGAAGGACTCTTATGCAAAACGATGATGACGGTAAATGAATTGGGAAAAATTAATGTGTATGAATACATCTATTTCCTCTCGCTTCATGCCTCAAGACACCTTGCCCAAATGGAGAAGAATGAAAAAGAAGCGATTTGA
- a CDS encoding cyclic-phosphate processing receiver domain-containing protein: MELTKRLLFLDDIRRPKDAYRYTKQEIFQREDWHIVRNYQAFVDRILEKGLPEMISFDHDLADEHYLETDGGKFVEKTGYDCAKWLIEYCMDRYLALPEYYCHSMNPVGKQNIESLLNNFKNNNGYF, encoded by the coding sequence ATGGAATTGACAAAAAGATTACTGTTTCTTGATGACATCAGGCGTCCGAAAGACGCTTATCGATATACGAAACAGGAGATTTTCCAAAGAGAGGACTGGCATATTGTCCGCAATTATCAGGCGTTTGTCGACAGGATTCTGGAAAAAGGCCTTCCGGAAATGATCTCTTTTGATCATGACCTTGCTGATGAACATTATTTGGAAACAGACGGTGGAAAATTTGTTGAAAAAACAGGTTACGATTGTGCCAAATGGTTGATCGAATACTGTATGGATCGTTACCTGGCGCTGCCGGAATATTATTGTCATTCCATGAATCCGGTGGGGAAACAGAATATTGAAAGCCTTTTAAACAATTTTAAAAATAATAATGGATATTTTTAG
- a CDS encoding ATP-grasp domain-containing protein, which translates to MEELNIDYGVINIPPTVETLDFETDRNDVFVYGSVTIARLAKQKTHWFPGSFYGGNHLYEIYSGYYGDNLLNSNVSVQKISEKMIWEKDEIKFIKPYREAKIFTGRVFSEAEWEDFVFEAFKSPSGRITEDSWIQISKAKQTIKEARLWIVGGQIIDAGYYKFNDQAPFEMVSEDGIWFAKEMLRLFNLEEAFVMDICLTDEGWKIVEINCINSSGFYPNTNVKSIIKALNIYFST; encoded by the coding sequence TTGGAAGAATTGAATATTGATTACGGAGTCATCAATATTCCTCCAACGGTAGAGACATTAGATTTTGAAACAGACCGTAATGATGTTTTTGTATATGGTTCGGTAACGATTGCCCGACTGGCAAAACAGAAAACCCACTGGTTTCCCGGCTCTTTTTACGGAGGCAATCATTTGTATGAAATCTATTCCGGGTATTATGGCGACAACCTTCTCAACAGTAATGTATCCGTTCAGAAAATTTCAGAGAAAATGATCTGGGAAAAAGATGAAATAAAATTCATTAAGCCTTACCGGGAAGCAAAAATTTTTACGGGCAGGGTTTTCAGCGAAGCGGAATGGGAAGATTTTGTTTTCGAAGCCTTTAAAAGTCCTTCCGGCAGAATTACGGAAGATTCTTGGATTCAGATTTCTAAAGCGAAACAGACGATCAAAGAAGCGAGACTCTGGATTGTTGGCGGGCAGATTATTGATGCCGGATATTATAAATTTAATGATCAGGCGCCCTTTGAAATGGTATCAGAAGACGGAATCTGGTTTGCCAAAGAAATGCTTCGGCTTTTTAATCTTGAAGAAGCCTTTGTCATGGACATCTGTTTAACGGATGAGGGCTGGAAAATAGTTGAAATCAATTGCATCAACAGTTCAGGATTTTATCCCAATACAAACGTGAAAAGTATCATCAAAGCATTGAATATTTACTTTTCAACATAA
- a CDS encoding RimK family alpha-L-glutamate ligase yields the protein MKTILIMNGEKYWPDYFRGYDVIQKKVQTSEFVVKDSSLYVIDAEGVCKPDIVFWRLGAVNPQAKHRSMLELIEYSGIPCVNSASTLLTGYDRLSMLNKLKKLGLPVINFNVATHITQLKNIGMDFPFVVKVGNHHGGYGKSLVTNEEQWNELKDLLFIHEDYVTAERFINYQYDIRYLAVQDKVWAMKRRGRYWKANSLTQDYQLIEPEKGWIEKVKELQGNIKADIVAIDVLQTESGEQFILEYNDIPGLSGFPEEAKTELAEIVKSK from the coding sequence ATGAAGACTATTTTAATCATGAACGGTGAAAAATACTGGCCGGATTATTTCAGAGGATACGATGTCATTCAGAAGAAAGTTCAGACATCGGAATTTGTGGTAAAAGATTCTTCCCTGTATGTAATTGATGCAGAAGGAGTCTGTAAACCGGATATTGTTTTCTGGAGATTAGGCGCTGTCAATCCTCAGGCAAAACACAGAAGTATGTTGGAATTAATTGAATATTCGGGAATTCCGTGTGTAAATTCAGCATCAACCTTATTAACGGGGTACGACAGACTGTCGATGCTGAACAAATTGAAGAAGCTTGGGTTGCCGGTAATTAATTTTAATGTAGCTACCCATATTACCCAGCTTAAAAATATTGGGATGGATTTTCCTTTCGTTGTTAAAGTGGGAAACCATCATGGCGGATATGGGAAAAGTCTCGTTACAAATGAAGAACAATGGAATGAACTGAAAGATCTGCTGTTTATTCATGAGGATTATGTAACTGCAGAAAGGTTTATCAACTATCAATATGATATCCGTTATCTGGCAGTACAAGACAAAGTATGGGCAATGAAAAGAAGAGGCAGGTATTGGAAAGCCAATTCTTTAACCCAGGATTATCAGCTCATCGAACCGGAGAAAGGATGGATTGAAAAAGTAAAAGAATTGCAGGGAAATATCAAAGCCGATATTGTGGCGATTGATGTCCTTCAAACGGAAAGCGGAGAACAATTCATTTTAGAATACAATGATATTCCCGGACTCTCAGGATTTCCTGAAGAAGCGAAAACAGAGCTGGCAGAAATTGTGAAAAGTAAATAA
- a CDS encoding ribonuclease H-like YkuK family protein, translated as METQQETWQNMNGKIFQNSITQLVEEAIIREQANGHRLKVCVGSDSHVYGDIISYATAVVLVREGKGAFTFIRKEKEFQRISIKERMLNEVNKSVEIAYAICAVLDAYGVEMEVHADINTDPDFKSNAALKDAMGYILGMGYVFRAKPFAFASSNCADLMV; from the coding sequence ATGGAAACGCAACAAGAAACATGGCAGAACATGAACGGAAAAATCTTTCAGAATTCTATTACCCAGCTGGTAGAAGAAGCCATCATCCGCGAACAGGCCAATGGCCACCGACTGAAAGTATGTGTGGGATCAGACTCCCACGTATATGGAGATATCATCAGCTATGCTACGGCAGTCGTTCTGGTTCGGGAGGGAAAAGGAGCGTTTACCTTTATCAGAAAAGAAAAAGAATTCCAGCGGATCAGCATCAAAGAACGAATGCTGAATGAAGTCAACAAATCCGTAGAAATTGCCTATGCAATCTGTGCGGTGCTGGATGCTTATGGAGTGGAAATGGAGGTACACGCAGACATCAATACCGATCCGGATTTCAAATCCAATGCCGCATTGAAAGATGCCATGGGATATATTCTCGGAATGGGATATGTATTCAGAGCGAAACCTTTTGCCTTCGCAAGCTCCAACTGCGCCGATCTTATGGTGTAA
- a CDS encoding lipopolysaccharide assembly protein LapB: MNKQQFIEKFMAAFFILIIIKVIGILAQLFHQSFWSVIGTLVIFIIVAFIILGVIMQLEKKEKEKNSSGRKGERGGNIYLEASVFDKIRNKYEELAQKYISEKDYRRAAKVYINLLKDYYRGAKTLEDGELYNEAAVIYLKKLKNKSEAASCYEKAKQYKKAIDLYKELEQKEKVGDLYRQMNDAKNANIYYQMVADDYVSNNQMVKGSLIYRKKMEMPDEAQQILLKGWEEDRDAFNCLNNYFANISDVKKLDQQIQELYEKTSSEKKTVYLEAMKYEFKKDPKLQSTTRNIAYEIIAEKVATRSEIVNELKHFNPEDEVILKDISRYKMGRNRMFRN; this comes from the coding sequence ATGAATAAGCAGCAATTTATCGAAAAATTCATGGCCGCGTTCTTTATTCTCATCATCATAAAGGTGATCGGAATTCTGGCGCAGCTTTTCCATCAAAGCTTCTGGAGTGTGATCGGTACGCTGGTCATTTTCATTATTGTCGCTTTCATCATTCTTGGGGTGATCATGCAGCTCGAAAAAAAGGAAAAAGAAAAGAATTCTTCCGGCAGAAAAGGGGAAAGAGGAGGAAACATTTATCTGGAGGCTTCTGTTTTTGATAAAATCAGGAATAAATACGAAGAGCTGGCCCAAAAATACATCAGTGAAAAAGATTACAGAAGGGCAGCAAAAGTATATATAAATTTGCTGAAAGACTACTATCGTGGAGCGAAAACCCTGGAAGATGGCGAATTGTACAATGAAGCTGCAGTTATTTATCTTAAAAAACTGAAGAATAAATCTGAAGCCGCAAGCTGTTACGAAAAAGCAAAACAATATAAAAAAGCAATCGATCTATACAAAGAGCTCGAGCAAAAAGAAAAAGTAGGAGATCTGTACAGGCAGATGAATGATGCTAAAAATGCCAATATTTATTATCAGATGGTTGCTGATGATTACGTAAGCAACAACCAGATGGTAAAAGGCTCATTGATTTACCGTAAAAAAATGGAAATGCCTGATGAAGCACAGCAGATTTTATTGAAAGGTTGGGAAGAAGACCGCGATGCATTCAATTGTCTGAACAATTATTTTGCTAATATTTCAGATGTTAAAAAATTAGATCAACAGATCCAGGAACTTTATGAGAAAACGTCTTCTGAGAAAAAAACTGTTTACCTAGAAGCTATGAAGTATGAATTTAAGAAAGATCCGAAGCTCCAATCTACCACAAGAAATATTGCCTACGAAATTATTGCCGAAAAAGTAGCTACCCGTTCGGAAATCGTAAATGAGCTGAAACATTTCAACCCGGAGGATGAAGTGATTCTGAAAGATATTTCGAGATACAAGATGGGAAGAAACAGAATGTTTAGGAATTAA
- a CDS encoding APC family permease produces the protein MELRIKPFPKNSYPKKGLLIKGSSPLVWLREMEILGINLNEVLSFPVPASEPNALYGCFLVFEDLAPSEIGRNAYFQGVDDKFFIPENTLFYPKINPEDWQLADATFLLMHPEFGLVKLNEEIDWLSIIQNPEPSGDQVRKPLKGVRIPQKIESFTVEMDDEKILEALQKPQTEEEWMNNLPFDLKKVMAGNKKEIEKYLKYIEKYPDRAVELGVPLDIMGTSRGDGFGIFKFKIPWLEKLFGKKEDDSFNEKSSGKSYGWVFWVILLMLGLARVFMTFNQNQSKESQTVSSGKIQPPEKTMMAPVVAYKSGVTDIDLKIDSLYGKKRRELMKEHMKASLSMSKPDEKSYQEYLENGGRPIDKIQDDIFRLNDKTDAATDSLKRVYRKKIVKYLAQNEQQIRKKIADSIQKTGSGKPADEGIVKTIMKKKAVLIEDSLGRLYGTKEYPQVPPPIVSVNAKNNKAEEKSISFAEIFWLIVAMTGAVGLYSFVVKKRSLNVGGENVPGGIKIFLMGILVAMLAYIFYPLIGMFGYNWFVWILIIGVVLLLYRLFSEDKTILKSDKHE, from the coding sequence ATGGAACTTAGAATCAAACCTTTTCCGAAAAACAGCTATCCAAAAAAAGGACTTTTGATTAAAGGGTCTTCACCGCTCGTGTGGCTTCGTGAGATGGAAATTTTAGGAATCAATCTGAATGAGGTTCTGTCATTTCCGGTTCCTGCTTCCGAACCGAATGCCTTGTATGGATGTTTCCTGGTTTTCGAAGATTTAGCTCCGAGTGAAATCGGCAGAAATGCTTATTTCCAAGGGGTCGACGACAAATTTTTCATTCCTGAAAACACCCTGTTTTATCCGAAGATCAATCCTGAAGACTGGCAATTGGCCGATGCGACATTTCTTCTCATGCATCCCGAATTCGGATTGGTCAAGCTGAATGAAGAAATCGACTGGCTGTCAATAATTCAGAACCCAGAACCTTCGGGAGATCAGGTAAGAAAACCTTTGAAAGGAGTACGCATTCCGCAGAAAATTGAAAGTTTTACGGTGGAAATGGATGATGAAAAAATCCTGGAGGCACTGCAGAAACCGCAGACTGAAGAAGAATGGATGAATAATCTTCCCTTTGATCTGAAAAAAGTAATGGCCGGAAACAAAAAGGAAATTGAAAAGTATTTAAAATATATCGAAAAATATCCGGACCGGGCAGTTGAGCTGGGGGTTCCCCTGGATATTATGGGAACATCGAGAGGCGACGGTTTCGGGATTTTCAAATTTAAAATTCCCTGGCTGGAAAAACTCTTCGGTAAAAAAGAGGACGATTCTTTCAATGAAAAATCTTCAGGGAAAAGTTATGGTTGGGTATTCTGGGTTATCCTGTTAATGCTCGGGCTGGCAAGAGTGTTTATGACTTTTAACCAAAATCAATCCAAAGAATCGCAGACAGTTTCCTCAGGCAAAATTCAGCCTCCCGAAAAAACCATGATGGCTCCTGTAGTAGCTTATAAGTCAGGGGTTACGGATATCGATCTGAAAATCGATTCACTGTATGGAAAAAAGCGGAGAGAACTTATGAAGGAGCATATGAAGGCGTCATTAAGCATGAGCAAGCCTGACGAAAAAAGCTATCAGGAATATCTGGAAAACGGCGGAAGACCAATCGACAAAATTCAGGATGATATTTTCAGGCTGAATGATAAAACAGATGCCGCAACAGATTCTCTTAAAAGGGTTTACCGGAAAAAAATTGTAAAATATCTGGCTCAGAACGAGCAACAGATCAGAAAAAAAATAGCAGATTCCATTCAGAAAACAGGATCGGGAAAACCGGCGGATGAAGGAATTGTAAAAACCATTATGAAAAAGAAAGCCGTTTTGATAGAAGATTCTCTTGGAAGGCTTTATGGAACAAAAGAATATCCGCAGGTTCCGCCTCCTATTGTATCAGTAAATGCCAAAAACAATAAAGCAGAAGAAAAAAGTATCTCTTTTGCTGAAATTTTCTGGCTGATTGTGGCTATGACGGGTGCAGTCGGACTGTATTCCTTCGTGGTTAAAAAAAGATCCCTGAATGTAGGTGGGGAAAATGTTCCTGGCGGAATTAAAATTTTCCTGATGGGTATTCTCGTTGCCATGCTGGCTTATATCTTCTATCCGCTGATCGGGATGTTCGGCTACAACTGGTTTGTGTGGATTCTTATCATAGGAGTCGTACTGCTTCTGTACCGCCTTTTCAGTGAAGACAAAACCATTTTAAAATCCGATAAGCATGAATAA